One window from the genome of Clostridiales bacterium encodes:
- the purD gene encoding phosphoribosylamine--glycine ligase — MSENQTVKKTARYVELREINAEGDDILVVGGGGREHAIVKKLRESKRVGRIFAAPGNAGMDVVETGIGATDIDRIVKYVENNPNIKLTVVAPDDPLSMGLVDKLTAKGYRAFGPTQAAAKLEWSKAYAKDVMRRYGVPTASYGTFTDIAEAKAYIKGKCPIVVKADGLALGKGVLICNTEAEAEAAIDEIMADKKFGAAGNEVVIEQFLTGYEVSLLTFVDGKNFALMPTSCDHKRALDGDKGLNTGGMGAYSPCPVFTDKQLKKTVKEIVTPTVNAMIQEGAPFKGVLYFGLMVNGDDIKVLEYNARFGDPETQSVLPLLDTDLYEIMNAVIDGTLDKVDIKWKKLKSINVVLASGGYPQSYKKGCEITGLETVDNDASVYYAGVKHGENGFVTSGGRVLCVQAMAKDFATARKTVYDNIAKIKFDDCFYRKDIGAKLK, encoded by the coding sequence TCAAACTGTTAAGAAAACGGCGCGGTACGTAGAACTGCGCGAGATAAACGCCGAGGGCGACGATATTTTGGTCGTTGGCGGCGGCGGCAGGGAACACGCTATCGTCAAAAAACTTCGCGAGAGCAAGCGCGTGGGGCGCATATTCGCAGCGCCCGGCAACGCGGGCATGGACGTGGTCGAAACGGGTATCGGCGCGACCGATATCGACAGAATAGTCAAGTACGTCGAGAATAATCCCAATATAAAACTGACGGTCGTTGCTCCCGACGATCCGCTCAGCATGGGGCTTGTGGACAAGCTTACCGCCAAGGGTTATCGCGCGTTTGGACCTACGCAGGCGGCGGCCAAACTCGAATGGTCAAAGGCATACGCCAAGGACGTTATGCGTCGCTACGGCGTTCCTACGGCGTCCTACGGCACGTTCACCGATATAGCCGAGGCGAAAGCGTATATAAAAGGCAAGTGCCCGATAGTCGTCAAGGCGGATGGGCTCGCGCTCGGTAAAGGCGTTCTTATCTGCAATACCGAGGCGGAAGCCGAAGCCGCTATCGACGAGATCATGGCGGACAAAAAGTTCGGCGCGGCGGGCAACGAGGTCGTTATCGAACAGTTCCTGACCGGCTACGAAGTGTCGCTCTTGACCTTTGTCGACGGGAAGAACTTTGCGCTTATGCCCACCTCGTGCGACCACAAGCGCGCGCTCGACGGCGACAAGGGCTTGAACACCGGCGGCATGGGCGCGTATTCGCCGTGCCCCGTGTTTACCGACAAGCAGCTTAAAAAGACGGTAAAAGAGATCGTCACGCCGACGGTAAACGCTATGATACAAGAGGGTGCGCCGTTCAAGGGCGTGCTGTACTTCGGGCTCATGGTAAACGGCGACGATATAAAAGTTCTCGAATACAACGCGCGGTTCGGCGATCCCGAAACGCAGAGCGTACTGCCGCTGCTCGATACCGATCTTTACGAGATTATGAACGCTGTCATAGACGGCACGCTCGACAAGGTCGATATAAAATGGAAAAAACTCAAATCGATAAACGTAGTGCTCGCTTCGGGCGGGTATCCGCAGAGCTACAAGAAAGGCTGTGAGATCACGGGGCTCGAAACCGTTGATAACGACGCGAGCGTTTACTACGCGGGCGTCAAGCACGGCGAGAACGGGTTCGTGACGAGCGGCGGGCGCGTGCTGTGCGTTCAGGCAATGGCAAAGGACTTTGCTACCGCGCGCAAGACCGTGTACGACAATATCGCCAAAATCAAATTCGACGACTGCTTCTACCGCAAGGATATAGGCGCTAAGCTTAAATAG